One genomic window of Verrucomicrobiia bacterium includes the following:
- a CDS encoding helix-turn-helix domain-containing protein, producing MTTVAEQLHLAREAQKLSVNDVAEVTKIRTDHIRALEEGNFNVFSAPVYIRGFVRTYATLLKLDVTRIMANLDGELGKTEKFREPPPLSDQKRGVLDFLTLQLSKVNWRVASVVLVAAGIVLAISMFVWISRHRHTADPLANLPTGIYQPTTSGEMAPLPTVAPKH from the coding sequence ATGACGACGGTTGCTGAACAACTTCACCTGGCCCGCGAAGCCCAGAAACTCTCGGTCAACGATGTGGCCGAGGTGACGAAAATCCGCACCGACCACATTCGCGCTCTCGAAGAGGGAAATTTCAACGTCTTTTCCGCGCCGGTTTACATCCGCGGTTTCGTGCGCACTTACGCGACGCTCCTCAAGCTCGACGTCACGCGCATCATGGCCAATCTCGACGGCGAACTCGGCAAGACGGAAAAATTCCGTGAGCCGCCGCCCCTCAGCGATCAGAAACGCGGCGTCCTGGATTTTCTCACGCTGCAACTTTCCAAGGTGAACTGGCGCGTGGCCTCGGTGGTGCTGGTCGCCGCCGGAATAGTTTTGGCCATCAGCATGTTCGTGTGGATTTCGCGGCATCGCCACACGGCCGACCCGCTGGCGAATTTGCCGACCGGAATTTATCAACCAACCACGTCGGGTGAGATGGCCCCATTGCCAACGGTTGCGCCGAAGCATTAA
- a CDS encoding PAS domain S-box protein, with protein MSGRRHHRNRLWLSALLAGMFYAMIAAGLHAAPADEIITLHQLKNLTPEQSALGHPVHLTGVVLCYDSGWNQLYVYDGHETAYFNSHDFQTQPQLGQLVEIFATTATNNSLTNARLSVLGPGTIPPAQKLELSELGTYWCEWVEITGRVLSAENTSGRLALLLQAGTQNCLVYVLGAVPAANDLKRFVGNKIRARGINASKTVDGHLESASVFAPSMNEIYVLETSTPNRAPVPVASIGSLLNLELGPWTNDPVHINGLVVSYQPGKSVVVKDPTGVIRAQVIQLTQIQPDERVDVWGFLQVSPTEVFLNNAYFEVAQPPPQNDSLAIADGTAHSTNRPALLTQVSDILKLRREQSAEHIPVRLRGVLTYADADWRNAFVQDKGGAVYVDLNQSDVHSGEYVELTGHTSSGGFAPEILGSSITVLGETNFPTPAKVDLEDLANGRLDAHWVEMEGVVRRADQQWGHLSLSLMTPQGRFKVVIPNFDNATVPTNLIDALVSVTGACASELNVRRQLSGITLHAPSLAQVKIIEPPSADPFSITTTPIDAVATFDPDRLAGRRVKVRGVVTLQIPAQGFIVEDASGGIRVLTRQASGVQVGDIVDVLGFPVIGDFSPYLEEASFRKTGTGPLPAARKMSAEQILLQGTNDNLVVEIKARLLQSVPRSANPQLVLQDGPIIFTAHLETQNRKQDVPALPSGSLVRLTGVCSIQGGERHEPATFRLLLRQPADIELLETPPWWTSRHTFMLVGGMMLAFAFALAWVALLRRQVSRQTQLIRQKLEDEAALEERYINLFENANDMVYTLDLNGRITTVNQTGERLLQRKRTDILGRKIVNLIVPEEQAAAQNWLDQVLTGTAPPTAEWDFVVAPEQRVKLEISTRLIESDGQFVEVEGIARDITERKRLEREILEISNREQRRIGHDLHDGVCQQLAGIAFMSHTLANRLQQKGNPEFAQAEGISTLINTAISQTRGVARGLFPVRLEENGLASALEELATNSAELFKVNCRFIAGEPAAIVENEIALHLYYIALEAVANAAKHSRAENITIYLGPADGRYALEVKDDGCGFTPESVAQTGMGVRIMHYRARVIGATLNLQSRPGSGTHIVCLFQTISRESAAENGRKKAPRAMNGTRDTGASARENYE; from the coding sequence ATGTCCGGACGCCGTCATCATCGCAATCGCCTGTGGCTCTCCGCTCTCCTCGCGGGAATGTTTTACGCGATGATCGCTGCGGGGCTGCACGCCGCGCCGGCGGATGAAATCATCACCCTTCATCAACTCAAAAATCTCACGCCGGAGCAGTCCGCCCTGGGCCATCCCGTCCATCTCACCGGCGTGGTGTTGTGTTACGATTCCGGCTGGAATCAGCTTTATGTCTATGACGGCCATGAGACGGCTTATTTCAACTCGCACGATTTTCAAACGCAGCCGCAACTCGGCCAGCTCGTCGAAATTTTCGCCACGACCGCCACGAACAATTCCTTGACCAACGCCCGCCTTTCCGTGCTCGGGCCCGGCACGATTCCTCCCGCGCAAAAACTCGAACTTTCCGAACTCGGCACTTACTGGTGCGAATGGGTGGAGATCACCGGGCGGGTGTTGTCGGCGGAAAATACGAGTGGACGCCTCGCGTTGCTGCTGCAAGCGGGGACGCAAAATTGTCTCGTGTATGTCCTGGGCGCGGTTCCCGCCGCCAATGATTTGAAGCGTTTCGTGGGAAATAAAATTCGCGCGCGCGGCATCAATGCCAGCAAGACCGTGGACGGGCATCTGGAATCGGCCTCGGTTTTTGCGCCGAGCATGAATGAGATTTACGTGCTCGAAACGTCCACGCCGAACCGCGCGCCGGTGCCGGTCGCGTCCATCGGCAGCCTGCTCAATCTCGAACTCGGCCCGTGGACGAATGATCCCGTTCACATCAACGGCCTCGTCGTCTCGTATCAGCCCGGCAAATCCGTCGTGGTCAAAGACCCGACCGGCGTCATTCGCGCGCAGGTCATTCAACTCACGCAAATCCAGCCGGACGAGCGCGTGGATGTTTGGGGTTTCCTGCAAGTTTCGCCGACGGAAGTTTTTTTGAACAACGCGTATTTCGAAGTCGCGCAACCGCCGCCGCAAAATGATTCGCTGGCGATTGCCGATGGCACGGCGCATTCGACCAATCGTCCGGCGCTGCTCACGCAGGTTTCCGATATTTTGAAACTGCGCCGCGAACAATCCGCCGAACATATTCCCGTGCGTTTGCGCGGGGTGCTCACCTACGCCGATGCCGATTGGCGCAACGCATTTGTTCAGGACAAAGGCGGCGCGGTGTACGTGGACTTGAATCAATCGGATGTTCACTCGGGCGAATATGTCGAACTGACGGGGCACACAAGTTCGGGCGGGTTCGCGCCGGAAATTTTAGGCTCGTCCATCACCGTGCTGGGCGAAACCAATTTTCCCACGCCCGCAAAAGTGGACCTGGAAGATTTGGCGAACGGCCGGCTCGACGCGCATTGGGTGGAGATGGAAGGCGTGGTGCGCCGCGCCGACCAGCAGTGGGGACACTTGAGCCTCAGCCTCATGACGCCGCAAGGCCGGTTCAAGGTGGTCATCCCAAATTTTGATAACGCCACCGTGCCGACGAATCTGATTGATGCCCTCGTCAGTGTGACCGGCGCGTGCGCTTCCGAATTGAACGTGCGGCGGCAACTCAGCGGCATCACCCTGCACGCGCCGAGCCTGGCTCAAGTCAAAATCATCGAGCCGCCTTCCGCCGATCCTTTTTCAATCACGACCACGCCGATTGATGCCGTGGCGACGTTCGATCCCGACCGGCTCGCGGGCCGCCGGGTGAAAGTTCGCGGCGTGGTGACGCTGCAAATTCCCGCGCAGGGTTTTATTGTCGAGGACGCGTCGGGCGGCATCCGCGTGCTCACGCGGCAGGCGAGCGGCGTGCAGGTTGGCGACATCGTGGACGTGCTTGGCTTTCCCGTCATTGGCGATTTCTCGCCGTACCTCGAAGAAGCTTCGTTTCGCAAAACCGGCACCGGCCCGCTGCCCGCCGCGCGAAAAATGTCGGCTGAACAAATCCTGTTGCAGGGAACGAACGACAACCTGGTCGTCGAAATCAAAGCGCGATTGCTGCAAAGCGTACCGCGCTCGGCGAATCCGCAACTCGTGTTGCAGGACGGCCCGATCATTTTCACCGCGCATCTGGAAACGCAGAATCGCAAACAAGACGTGCCCGCGCTGCCATCCGGCAGCCTCGTGCGGCTCACGGGCGTGTGTTCCATCCAGGGCGGCGAACGGCACGAGCCCGCGACATTTCGGTTGTTGCTGCGCCAGCCCGCGGACATTGAGTTGCTCGAAACGCCGCCGTGGTGGACTTCGCGGCACACCTTCATGCTGGTCGGCGGCATGATGCTGGCATTTGCATTTGCGCTGGCGTGGGTGGCGCTTTTGCGGCGGCAGGTGAGCCGGCAAACGCAACTCATCCGGCAAAAATTGGAGGACGAAGCCGCGCTCGAAGAGCGTTACATCAATCTTTTTGAAAACGCGAACGACATGGTTTACACGCTCGATCTCAACGGGCGCATCACGACCGTGAACCAGACCGGCGAACGCCTGTTGCAACGCAAACGCACGGACATTCTCGGGCGCAAGATCGTGAACCTGATCGTCCCCGAGGAACAGGCGGCTGCGCAAAACTGGCTCGACCAGGTGCTCACAGGGACTGCGCCACCGACGGCGGAATGGGATTTTGTAGTGGCGCCGGAACAGCGCGTAAAATTGGAAATCAGCACGCGATTGATTGAGTCGGACGGGCAGTTCGTTGAAGTTGAGGGCATCGCGCGCGACATCACGGAACGCAAACGTCTTGAGCGCGAAATTCTCGAAATCAGCAATCGCGAACAGCGGCGCATCGGGCACGACCTTCACGACGGCGTTTGCCAGCAGCTTGCGGGCATCGCGTTCATGAGCCACACGCTGGCGAATCGTTTGCAGCAAAAAGGCAATCCCGAATTTGCGCAGGCCGAAGGCATCAGCACGCTCATCAACACCGCGATCAGCCAGACCCGCGGCGTCGCACGCGGATTATTTCCGGTGCGGCTGGAGGAGAACGGGCTCGCGTCGGCATTGGAGGAACTCGCGACGAACTCCGCCGAATTGTTCAAGGTCAACTGCCGTTTCATCGCGGGCGAACCGGCGGCGATCGTTGAAAATGAAATCGCGCTGCACCTATATTACATCGCGCTCGAAGCGGTGGCGAACGCGGCGAAACATTCCCGGGCGGAGAACATCACGATTTATTTGGGCCCGGCTGATGGTCGTTACGCGCTCGAAGTAAAAGATGACGGCTGTGGTTTCACGCCGGAATCCGTGGCGCAAACCGGCATGGGCGTGCGCATCATGCACTATCGCGCGCGGGTGATCGGCGCGACTTTGAACTTGCAGAGCCGCCCCGGTTCCGGCACCCATATCGTATGTCTTTTTCAAACGATTTCCCGCGAGTCGGCGGCGGAAAATGGACGCAAAAAAGCGCCGCGTGCAATGAACGGCACGAGGGACACCGGCGCGTCTGCCCGGGAAAATTATGAGTAA
- a CDS encoding response regulator transcription factor: protein MSKSPAEKSRILIVDDHPLFRQGLQQMIDDNPETVVCGQAADAAQALQAIPELKPDLVLVDISLAGTSGIDLIKSIRDQYEDLPVLVVSMHDESLYAERALRAGAMGYVMKHEPGRTVETAIATVLNGDIYVSPRMSTSMLAKFTRGKRDEPSSALHKLSDRELEVFRMMGQGKGTRQIAEELNLTIATINSFRAHIKEKLQLKSSTEVMLHAIQENRDAAGT, encoded by the coding sequence ATGAGTAAAAGCCCCGCTGAAAAAAGCCGAATCCTCATCGTGGACGATCATCCGTTGTTCCGCCAGGGATTGCAGCAGATGATTGACGACAATCCCGAGACGGTGGTTTGCGGCCAGGCGGCGGACGCCGCACAGGCGCTCCAGGCGATTCCCGAATTGAAGCCCGACCTCGTGCTGGTGGACATTTCGCTCGCGGGAACCAGCGGCATTGACCTCATCAAAAGCATCCGCGACCAATACGAAGATTTGCCGGTGCTGGTCGTCTCGATGCACGACGAATCGCTCTACGCGGAGCGCGCGTTGCGGGCGGGCGCGATGGGTTACGTGATGAAACATGAACCGGGCCGCACAGTTGAAACGGCGATTGCCACCGTTTTGAACGGCGATATTTACGTGAGCCCGCGCATGTCCACTTCCATGCTCGCGAAATTCACCCGCGGCAAACGCGACGAACCTTCATCGGCCTTGCACAAATTAAGCGACCGCGAATTGGAAGTGTTTCGCATGATGGGCCAGGGGAAGGGCACGCGGCAAATCGCGGAGGAACTGAATCTCACCATCGCCACGATCAATTCGTTCCGCGCGCACATCAAGGAGAAGTTGCAGTTGAAAAGCTCCACGGAAGTCATGCTCC
- a CDS encoding PAS domain S-box protein codes for MIQNTLGRPNLVVIPAVAKDQLYAKDAIIRSHKIGFYAGVPLITPEGHAFGVLCVMDVKPHDITAAQEDALRRLGRQTVAYLETVRLRRELAASEERLRIVTDNARVGVVVVNRERRYVYANKAYAELLQLPSPDIVGKLVREVLPAMYEEQISPRLDKAFAGSRVAYEGHLALGKTEHYYDIRYEPMMENGGVASVVVALTDITERKRTEQRLMAAGRFAQSTIDALSAHLCVLDKKGIILASNEAWRAFAAANRPSPQSAEIGDNYLAVCDRATGPDAQDAANFAAGIRAVLSDERDEFSMEYPCHSPMEIRWFVGRVTRFYDEGAACAVVTHENITLRKQAEIAASRLAAIVKFSDDAIISKDLQSVVTTWNHGAEKVFGYTAEEMVGASIMQLIPTERRDEEDLILGKIRAGESVEHFETERQTKDGRRIHVSVTASPIKDASGKIIGVSKVARDISESKRAREHAVWLASFPEQNPNPILELDLATGIIHYANDAAIRLAPENLANGVLHPLTKSLLEDYRTARDHKLQSTYREVAVGEFFFSQHITRVPETGRLRVYSSDITARKKADEARKASEERYRALFEYAPDGILIANAEGIYLDANASMCSMLGYTPEQLIGLQARDIVSEAEVPHIQPALNIIKAKSMYHREWNFRRKDGSIFPTEVIAALMPDGNVLAMIRDITERKRTEARFRRLVESNAQGVMFANNQGQISGANDALLNLLGYTREDLEAGRINWATLTPPEYDEVDRRGVKEMITKGACTPYEKEYFRKDGTRVPVLIGAASFEDDLNEGVCFVIDLTERKKLEQQFLRAQRMESIGTLAGGIAHDLNNVLAPILMSVAVLKDLAQTPEDINLLATLEKSAHRGADLVKQVLSFARGVKGQRIPVNLEHLIRDLIKVMEDTFPKSIDIRFKSAEKLWMVTGDPTQMHQVFLNLCVNARDAMPNGGHLSITLENVVLDETYAAMNPDSQPGPYVMVKVADTGTGIPREIRDRVFEPFFTTKDIGHGTGLGLSTTLAIVKSHNGIINLYSEIGQGTKFKVYLPADSSEVSREQVAIEQTRLPRGNNELILVVDDEAAIRQVAHGTLVRFGYRVLEAVNGAEGVALYAQHRADIAVVLTDMAMPIMDGPAMIIALRSINPLVRIIGSSGLSASGGAAEAVGAGVQHFVPKPYTAETLLKTLKKVLTDSPKVTGG; via the coding sequence TTGATTCAAAATACCCTTGGACGGCCTAATTTGGTCGTCATCCCGGCTGTGGCGAAGGACCAGCTTTACGCAAAGGATGCGATTATAAGGTCTCACAAGATCGGCTTTTATGCCGGCGTGCCGTTGATCACGCCGGAAGGCCATGCCTTTGGTGTGTTGTGCGTGATGGATGTCAAACCGCATGACATCACAGCCGCTCAGGAGGACGCGTTGCGGAGGCTTGGCCGGCAGACCGTGGCGTATTTGGAAACGGTCCGGCTGCGGCGCGAGCTTGCAGCGTCGGAAGAACGGCTGCGGATCGTCACAGATAATGCGCGGGTGGGGGTGGTAGTTGTCAACCGCGAACGGCGTTACGTGTATGCCAACAAAGCATATGCTGAGTTGCTGCAATTGCCGTCGCCGGACATTGTTGGAAAACTCGTGCGGGAGGTATTGCCCGCGATGTACGAAGAACAGATTTCCCCGCGCCTGGACAAAGCGTTCGCCGGGAGCCGGGTTGCTTACGAGGGGCACCTGGCACTCGGGAAGACAGAACACTACTACGATATCCGTTACGAACCGATGATGGAAAACGGCGGCGTGGCTTCGGTGGTGGTGGCCTTGACGGACATTACGGAACGCAAGCGCACAGAGCAGCGGCTGATGGCGGCAGGCCGGTTCGCGCAATCCACGATTGACGCCTTGTCCGCACATCTCTGTGTCTTAGACAAAAAAGGAATCATCCTCGCCTCGAATGAAGCCTGGCGAGCCTTTGCGGCGGCGAACCGCCCCTCGCCCCAAAGTGCGGAGATTGGTGACAATTATCTGGCTGTGTGTGATCGGGCGACGGGCCCGGACGCGCAGGATGCCGCCAATTTCGCGGCGGGCATCCGCGCGGTACTGAGCGATGAGCGCGATGAATTCTCGATGGAATATCCCTGCCATTCGCCCATGGAAATTCGCTGGTTTGTCGGGCGCGTCACGCGTTTTTATGACGAGGGCGCCGCTTGCGCGGTGGTGACCCACGAAAATATCACGTTGCGCAAGCAGGCGGAGATCGCGGCCTCGCGGCTTGCGGCCATCGTCAAGTTTTCGGATGACGCCATCATCAGCAAGGATCTTCAGAGCGTGGTCACCACCTGGAATCATGGCGCGGAAAAAGTGTTTGGCTACACGGCTGAAGAAATGGTCGGCGCCTCCATCATGCAATTGATCCCAACGGAACGCCGTGACGAAGAAGATCTGATTTTGGGGAAAATCCGCGCCGGTGAAAGTGTCGAACATTTCGAAACCGAGCGGCAAACCAAAGATGGACGCCGCATCCATGTTTCGGTGACTGCTTCGCCAATCAAAGATGCGTCGGGGAAGATCATTGGTGTCTCCAAAGTGGCGCGCGACATCTCGGAGAGCAAGCGCGCCCGTGAGCATGCGGTGTGGCTGGCCTCGTTTCCCGAACAGAATCCCAATCCAATCCTGGAGTTGGACCTTGCCACCGGCATCATTCATTATGCCAATGACGCCGCGATCCGGCTGGCGCCGGAGAATCTGGCCAATGGAGTGTTGCATCCGCTAACGAAGAGCCTGCTGGAAGATTACCGGACGGCGCGGGATCACAAACTTCAGTCCACCTATCGTGAAGTGGCGGTGGGAGAATTTTTCTTCAGCCAGCATATCACTCGCGTGCCCGAAACAGGCCGGTTACGCGTGTACAGTTCCGACATCACGGCGCGAAAAAAGGCGGATGAGGCGCGGAAAGCAAGTGAGGAGCGTTATCGCGCGCTGTTTGAATATGCACCCGACGGCATCCTCATCGCCAATGCGGAAGGCATTTATCTCGACGCCAATGCGAGCATGTGCAGCATGCTCGGCTATACCCCTGAACAATTAATCGGGTTGCAGGCGCGGGACATCGTCAGCGAGGCGGAGGTCCCCCATATCCAACCCGCGCTGAACATCATCAAGGCAAAGTCAATGTATCATCGCGAGTGGAATTTTCGCCGGAAGGACGGCAGCATTTTCCCGACGGAAGTGATCGCCGCCCTTATGCCCGATGGAAATGTGCTGGCCATGATCCGCGACATCACCGAAAGAAAACGCACTGAGGCGCGTTTCCGGCGGTTGGTGGAGTCCAATGCGCAGGGTGTCATGTTCGCCAACAACCAGGGGCAAATCAGCGGCGCCAATGATGCGCTGCTGAACCTGCTTGGCTACACCCGCGAAGACCTGGAAGCCGGGCGCATTAATTGGGCCACGTTGACGCCGCCGGAATATGACGAAGTGGACCGGCGCGGCGTCAAAGAAATGATCACCAAGGGAGCCTGCACGCCTTACGAAAAGGAATATTTCCGAAAAGACGGCACGCGCGTGCCGGTCTTGATCGGCGCGGCCTCGTTTGAAGATGATCTCAACGAAGGCGTCTGCTTCGTCATTGATCTCACCGAGCGTAAAAAATTGGAGCAGCAATTTCTCCGCGCGCAACGCATGGAAAGCATCGGCACGCTGGCCGGAGGCATTGCGCATGATTTGAACAATGTGCTCGCGCCGATTCTGATGTCCGTGGCGGTATTGAAAGATCTCGCGCAAACTCCCGAGGACATCAATTTGCTCGCCACGCTGGAAAAAAGCGCCCACCGCGGCGCCGATTTGGTCAAGCAGGTGCTTTCCTTTGCCCGGGGCGTGAAAGGCCAGCGCATCCCGGTCAATCTCGAACATCTGATTCGCGACCTGATCAAGGTCATGGAGGACACGTTTCCCAAGTCCATAGATATTCGTTTCAAGTCCGCCGAAAAACTGTGGATGGTCACTGGCGATCCCACGCAAATGCATCAGGTCTTTCTCAATCTTTGCGTCAATGCCCGCGATGCCATGCCCAACGGCGGCCACCTGAGCATCACCCTCGAAAATGTCGTGCTCGATGAAACGTACGCCGCGATGAACCCCGACTCGCAACCCGGGCCTTACGTGATGGTGAAAGTCGCGGATACCGGCACGGGAATTCCACGTGAAATTCGCGACCGGGTTTTCGAGCCGTTCTTCACCACCAAGGATATTGGGCATGGAACCGGGCTCGGACTTTCCACGACGCTGGCGATTGTCAAAAGCCACAATGGCATCATCAATCTTTACAGCGAAATAGGCCAGGGCACGAAATTCAAAGTCTATCTTCCGGCGGATTCGTCGGAAGTCTCCAGAGAGCAAGTCGCCATTGAGCAAACGCGATTGCCGCGCGGCAATAATGAATTGATTCTCGTGGTGGATGATGAGGCGGCCATCCGGCAAGTCGCGCACGGCACGCTGGTGCGGTTTGGTTATCGTGTGCTGGAAGCCGTGAATGGGGCGGAGGGGGTAGCACTTTACGCGCAACATCGGGCGGACATAGCAGTTGTCCTAACCGACATGGCCATGCCCATCATGGACGGTCCGGCGATGATCATTGCGTTGCGCTCCATTAATCCTTTGGTGCGGATCATCGGTTCCAGCGGTTTGTCAGCCAGCGGTGGCGCAGCCGAGGCGGTCGGCGCGGGCGTGCAACATTTTGTCCCCAAACCTTATACCGCGGAAACCCTTCTCAAAACCCTGAAGAAAGTCCTGACGGATTCTCCGAAAGTTACGGGCGGATGA
- the pgsA gene encoding CDP-diacylglycerol--glycerol-3-phosphate 3-phosphatidyltransferase, which translates to MNVPNRLTVSRFALTVVLLVVMFSQFRFFETVALLVFSAASLTDYFDGKIARRDNLITNFGILMDPLADKILVCSVFIAFVDLRWMAAWMVVIIVARELAITGLRLLAASRNLVLAAEGYGKHKTISQIVAVIAILVYHSYQQLGAPGRIIFGFDIAGHPWIEWFMPLSVWVAVGLTLFSGALYLWRNRQLYLQDL; encoded by the coding sequence ATGAACGTGCCCAATAGATTGACCGTCTCGCGATTCGCGCTCACGGTGGTCCTGTTGGTGGTGATGTTTTCGCAATTTCGTTTTTTTGAAACGGTGGCGCTCTTGGTGTTCAGCGCGGCCAGTCTCACCGATTATTTCGACGGCAAGATCGCCCGCCGCGACAATCTCATCACCAATTTCGGCATCCTCATGGACCCGCTTGCGGACAAAATCCTGGTCTGCTCGGTGTTCATCGCGTTCGTGGATTTGCGCTGGATGGCGGCGTGGATGGTCGTGATCATCGTCGCGCGCGAACTGGCCATCACGGGTTTGCGCCTGCTCGCTGCGTCGCGCAATCTCGTGCTCGCCGCCGAAGGCTATGGGAAGCACAAAACCATTTCGCAAATCGTGGCGGTCATCGCCATCCTCGTCTATCACAGTTACCAGCAACTCGGCGCGCCCGGGCGGATCATCTTCGGTTTCGACATCGCGGGACACCCGTGGATCGAGTGGTTCATGCCATTGTCCGTGTGGGTGGCTGTGGGGCTGACTCTCTTTTCCGGCGCGCTCTATCTTTGGCGCAATCGGCAATTATATTTGCAGGATTTGTAA
- the rimO gene encoding 30S ribosomal protein S12 methylthiotransferase RimO, translating to MKSSDTTKRPVRVGLISLGCAKNLVDAEIMLGSLMKGGVEITNDAAHADVVIVNTCSFIDSAQEESVDTILQSAELRDAQNRGQGLIVSGCLPQRFREELPKLLPEVDAFMGIDQVAQVTEIVQQAMDHRAQRLKKTPPGSAAKTPGAKKSSIVNRFAEMDKARANSTHEDEENLRGTEKFGRTKTVIAPAPAEPLLNVNARPVYIPDFATPRFRLTPRHFAYVKIAEGCNHPCSFCIIPRMRGSHRSRQPGDIVQEARQLIADGVKEINLISQDSTYYGLDLRENHSRNIASPEKFTTAAKSLPADAATLASLIRELNTLPGDFWIRLLYTHPAHWTDDLIRAIAESPKVARYVDMPLQHIHENMLERMRRETSQQYIVDLIAKIRAGVPGIALRTTFIVGFPGETDAYFQSLLDFIRDTKFERLGIFTYSQEEGTRAGKMAGQIPDSVKKQRRDQAMALQNKIARHISEAQVGRELKVLVESEASAKDLRKADVSSWEHGLLRSREHRKDQLAATGKYLVARGEADAPDIDGRIYIRGKLPLGEFARVKIIGHTDYDLIAEPI from the coding sequence ATGAAAAGCAGTGATACTACCAAACGCCCCGTTCGGGTCGGCCTGATTTCTCTCGGCTGCGCCAAAAATCTTGTGGACGCCGAAATCATGCTCGGCTCGTTGATGAAAGGCGGCGTCGAGATCACCAACGATGCCGCCCACGCCGACGTCGTCATCGTCAACACCTGTTCCTTCATTGATTCAGCGCAGGAGGAAAGCGTGGACACCATTCTTCAATCCGCCGAGTTGCGCGATGCCCAGAATCGCGGCCAGGGGCTCATCGTCTCCGGCTGTTTGCCGCAGCGTTTTCGCGAGGAACTGCCCAAGCTTTTGCCCGAGGTGGATGCCTTCATGGGCATTGATCAAGTCGCGCAGGTCACGGAGATCGTGCAGCAGGCGATGGATCATCGCGCGCAACGCCTGAAAAAAACTCCGCCCGGTTCCGCCGCAAAAACTCCCGGCGCGAAAAAATCTTCCATCGTCAATCGTTTCGCCGAGATGGACAAAGCCCGCGCAAACTCCACGCACGAGGATGAAGAAAATCTTCGCGGCACGGAAAAATTTGGCCGCACGAAAACCGTCATCGCGCCCGCGCCCGCCGAGCCGTTGCTCAACGTCAACGCCCGCCCTGTTTACATTCCCGATTTTGCCACACCGCGTTTTCGTCTTACGCCGCGGCATTTTGCTTACGTGAAGATTGCCGAGGGTTGCAATCATCCGTGCAGCTTTTGCATCATCCCGCGCATGCGCGGCAGCCATCGCAGCCGCCAACCCGGCGACATCGTTCAGGAAGCGCGCCAGCTCATCGCCGATGGCGTCAAGGAAATCAATCTCATCTCGCAGGACTCGACTTACTACGGCCTCGACCTGCGCGAGAACCACAGCCGCAATATTGCGTCGCCGGAAAAATTCACGACCGCCGCAAAATCATTGCCCGCAGATGCCGCCACGCTCGCCAGCCTCATCCGCGAACTCAACACGTTGCCTGGTGATTTTTGGATTCGCCTGCTTTACACGCATCCCGCGCATTGGACCGATGACTTGATCCGGGCCATCGCCGAGAGCCCCAAAGTGGCGCGCTATGTGGACATGCCCTTGCAACACATTCACGAAAACATGCTTGAACGCATGCGCCGCGAAACTTCGCAGCAATACATCGTGGATCTGATCGCGAAAATCCGCGCCGGCGTGCCGGGCATCGCCTTGCGCACCACGTTCATCGTGGGTTTTCCCGGCGAGACCGATGCCTATTTTCAAAGCCTCCTGGATTTCATCCGCGACACAAAATTCGAGCGGCTTGGCATCTTCACTTACTCGCAGGAGGAAGGCACGCGCGCCGGCAAAATGGCCGGGCAAATTCCGGACTCGGTGAAAAAACAACGCCGCGATCAGGCGATGGCGTTGCAAAATAAAATCGCGCGCCATATTTCTGAAGCGCAAGTGGGACGCGAATTGAAAGTGCTGGTTGAATCCGAAGCCAGCGCGAAAGACCTGCGCAAGGCCGACGTCAGCTCATGGGAACACGGACTTTTGCGCAGCCGCGAACATCGCAAAGATCAACTGGCGGCCACGGGCAAATATTTGGTGGCACGCGGCGAGGCCGATGCCCCGGACATTGACGGCCGCATTTACATTCGCGGAAAACTTCCGCTCGGCGAATTTGCCCGCGTGAAAATCATCGGCCATACGGACTACGACCTGATCGCCGAACCGATTTGA